The Clostridiaceae bacterium HFYG-1003 genome includes a window with the following:
- a CDS encoding ISLre2 family transposase, whose product MPILTDFNSMFTSLRQGFDSRMASGTLTMDQVVQETHELTDRIAREQIQDYVQVLDERLRNSQLRKKDYSIERRNQTKTIATTAGPVVFDRTYFRDKKTNHHVCLVDRLLGLEPHQRISRELASCLLSSAKDISYQGTVERYASSGITSRTTVMNLVHRLGNIESSEGPLPQKKVVSRIYIEADEDHVAMQDGSNQQMRLIYVHEGQQSVGKRRKALMGVRRFAGFYKGNSDELWYEVFDYLNSAYEVDKIEEISLSGDGATWIKMGAQILPRCKLYLDKFHLEKALRQAATPIDSYKGTKDEYYWYLKDAISMDSLEDINTFFESAAGLPLKKTQEKKLGEMQTYLVSNWESIQNAAKSGYQGCSAEGHVSHVLSSRLSSRPMGWSTVGAENIARMRVFVLNGGDLMGYFAAKEKEKKKEARLLRLEKRIVKKSRVYPVKQGSISYATPHFGWYKS is encoded by the coding sequence ATGCCTATCTTAACAGATTTCAACTCAATGTTCACCTCTCTCAGACAAGGTTTTGATTCAAGAATGGCAAGCGGTACCCTCACCATGGATCAAGTGGTCCAGGAGACTCACGAGCTGACGGATCGGATTGCCCGTGAGCAGATCCAGGATTATGTTCAGGTACTCGATGAGCGCCTGAGGAACTCACAGTTACGGAAAAAGGATTACTCCATCGAACGGCGTAATCAAACAAAAACCATCGCTACTACAGCCGGACCTGTGGTCTTTGACCGGACGTACTTTCGGGATAAAAAGACTAATCACCATGTGTGTCTGGTGGATCGTCTTCTGGGCCTTGAGCCCCATCAGAGAATCAGCCGGGAACTAGCCTCGTGTCTTCTCTCCAGTGCTAAAGATATTTCTTACCAGGGGACGGTGGAGCGCTATGCAAGCAGCGGAATTACCAGCCGCACTACGGTAATGAATCTGGTCCATCGACTGGGGAACATTGAGTCTTCTGAGGGACCCCTGCCTCAGAAAAAAGTGGTATCTCGGATCTATATTGAGGCCGATGAGGATCATGTAGCTATGCAGGACGGTTCCAATCAGCAGATGCGGCTGATCTACGTCCATGAGGGGCAGCAGAGTGTCGGGAAGAGACGCAAGGCCTTAATGGGTGTACGTCGATTTGCAGGCTTCTACAAGGGCAACTCGGATGAACTGTGGTACGAAGTGTTCGATTACCTGAACTCGGCTTATGAGGTAGATAAGATCGAGGAAATCTCCTTATCAGGGGATGGGGCGACCTGGATCAAGATGGGTGCCCAGATTCTGCCTCGATGCAAGCTCTATCTGGATAAGTTCCACCTGGAAAAGGCCCTGCGCCAGGCGGCAACGCCGATTGATTCCTACAAAGGGACAAAGGATGAATATTACTGGTACCTCAAAGACGCCATCAGCATGGACTCCCTTGAGGACATCAACACATTCTTCGAATCAGCGGCGGGATTGCCGCTTAAAAAGACCCAGGAAAAGAAGTTAGGCGAGATGCAAACCTATCTTGTGTCCAACTGGGAATCGATCCAGAACGCGGCCAAGTCGGGCTATCAGGGCTGCAGTGCGGAAGGGCATGTCAGTCATGTGCTTTCCTCACGGTTATCTTCACGCCCGATGGGGTGGAGCACAGTAGGTGCTGAGAATATAGCGCGCATGCGAGTTTTCGTCCTCAATGGCGGGGATCTCATGGGCTACTTCGCTGCCAAAGAGAAAGAAAAGAAGAAGGAAGCCCGACTTTTGAGGCTGGAAAAACGGATCGTGAAGAAGAGCCGGGTCTACCCGGTAAAACAAGGTTCAATCAGCTATGCAACGCCTCATTTTGGGTGGTATAAATCGTAA